The nucleotide sequence TTTGTTTCTTTGGCGTTTGAACAAGAGAAATTCGAGACCAGGTGTACGACGAGAAGAACAACATCGTCACCATCACTGTAGTTTGCTGCAACCCCGAGAAGCTCAGGGATAAGCTCTGCTGCAAAGCCTGTGGCACCATCAAGAGCATTGAGATTGTCGAACCTCCCAAGCCCAAGCCTCAGCCCGAAAAGCCTAAACCCAAGCCCCCGGAGAAGCCCAAGGATCCAGAGAAGCCTAAGCAACCGGAGAAGCCTAAGGACCCCGAGAAGCCCAAGGAACCACCCAAGCCCAAGGAACCCGAGAAGCCCAAGGAACCACCACCAGCTCCGGAGCCTGCTCCGGAACCAGCTCCTGCTCCGGTTCCAGTTCCGGTGCCAGTACCCGTGCCGGTTCCTGCACCTGCTCCTCCACCAGCTCCGGCTCCTGATCCTCCTCCACCTCCGGCTCCGGCTCCAGCACCTCCTCCTCCGTGTGAGCCCGTTCCGGTGTGTCCACCGGCACCACCACCGGCGGTGGTTCCAATTGGGATGTGTTGTGGGCCATGTTATGAAGGTCGGCCCGGTGGGCCGTGCTTTCAGGGGTACGGGGGGCCGCCATCGTGGTACGATGGGTATTACGAGAGGCCCGTGTATGACAGTTACGGTGGGGGCAGGCCGTGTTACGTGAGCCGTTGCGATGAATATTTCTGTGAAGATAACACGTCAGCTTGCTCCGTCATGTGAGATTTTCTGCGCTATTCGCCATCCTCATGCCatgcatctctctctctctttctctctctcttcaaccaattatttctttctttttctggttATCATTACAAATTCACGGcgaataatgaatgaatgtgaaaatATTGAAGTCACAGAGAATAAGAGAGTTACTCCATGTAACTCGTCATTCTAAAATATACAGTGTATACCAATATATATAGTAGTAGTAGTTTTAATATCATACATAATTTCTTTcttgatttgtttgtttgttttttcttttttcaacttGTTTCTAGTTTTctagtgtgtgtatatatataataataataatttttgaaCGACGATAACGTCTAATAATTGATGAATACTAAATATTTTCGCTTGAACAAATTCTGCACTACTGCTACTAGCTAGGGAAGCATGATGATACGATAGGTTAGTGAATTAATTAATCGTGTTGACAAATTAGGCGAGTGATGGAACTATATAGCTATTCCGGGAAGTGCATTTATTTGCTTGTAAGCAAATTAAGGGTGAAGTGTGGATTTATTTGATTTACTCAAAAAGAGAAGTAGCTTTGGTAGTGGGGATTGAAATAGTGTGTGTACACGTTGAAATGTATTGTACTTTAATTTCGATGTTATTGGAAGTAATTGAACAACTTTCTAACCACGATCCAACCCACTAATTAATGCACTTTAATTACGTCATTGTctcccttttctctctatttttttcttttctgtgctAGCTCCTTTCTATGATCATTTACTTATTATCTAGAAATTTTACACTTTACTACTATACTACTATACTACTAGTGAGTTATCATTTTTCTGTTCGTTGTTGCTGCTTTTCTTATTATTACAATACATAGCTTATATAATTTGCTagctagaaaaataataataaacattACTATTAAGATTATTATTGCAAATTAAACTTGTTCGTTTGAGATTAATAATGTGTTATTGAAGTGGGAATTTGGAATAGGAATGTGACAAATACGTGAGCTTATGAGGGGTACGTGTTGTTTATATAtttagagaaataaaaataagGGTTGGCCTAATATGCTTTAGTTGGTATTGAGGAGTGACCTCAGTAGAAAATGACAACTTGACAACCATGATCCTCTTCTTTATTTCATTGCGATATTATCATTATCAGATCCATGCATGAACCTAGCTAACACACAATAATACAAGGGCCGATCATtcgtattttatttattaataattaattttctaaacggttccgctacgttaccaacagtatatctgccaacttctgctaactcttatttataattgtgtttcatgaaAATGTGTtcgtagatgtgtctaataaaaatatcttttttatagtattttctggatgtgtctctttatatatgtatttaaaatatattaattattagacacatccacaaacacacttccataaaacacaattataaataagagttggcagaagttagcaaataatatgttggtaccctatacttttccttttctAAACCATGCATTGTAAGCTCACTTATTACAAGAAATTAAGGCTATTCAAATCAGTCATATAGTTAATTTATATTCTAAAGACATTGGATAACAAAAACTTTTTTTAATTCACTTCCTTTAGAAGTgcaaggtaattaaaataaaggaacttTTACACATACAAGTTTAGTTTAGTTAGGGGATCGGATCTATTATCAGCCGACATTATTCCCTTTATTAGTTTGGCATTTCCATAAAGTAACATTAGAAAGTGTGTTTCTTATCAAACAAGGGAAAGGGACATTGTAATGTCAATCCAGAGATACAAGTTGCTTTCAGTGAAAGATACTGTATAGTTCAATTATTGTCTTAATTTGCAAAATTTTTATGTGATTCTCATCGACATTCATAGCTGTGCCAATGCTTTTATATTAGGTGGAGGTCCAACAGCTGAATGGCCGACTAGCAgctctctccagatttttggcaggatcagcactaagatCCCTTCCGCTGTTCTCCCTACTGAGAAAGGGGCACCAGTTGGAGTGGACTCccgaatgcgaggaggcgttccaggagttcaaaaagtttttgagcCAGCCTCCTATCTTGACCCGACCTATAGCCGGAAAAGACCTCATCCTATACCTCTCCGTGGCAGACAGGGCTGTCTCAGCAGCCTTGATAAGAGAAGAGGAGGTCAGGCAACACCcaatctacttcatcagtaaagttctacagggccctgagctaaggtaccacaaattagaaaagttcgcctactccttagtaatagcctctcgaaggctacggccttactttcaggctcacacaataagagtccgcacgaatcaacccatgaagcaaatcctccaaaaaacggatattgcaggaagaatggtacaatgggcaatagagctctccgagttcgacttaaagtatgaaactcggacggcgattaaagcccagtgcctcgccgACTTCGTTGCTGAATATGCAGGGGATCAAGAGGACAAACCAACTACCTGGGAACTCTACGTGGATGGGTCCTCCAATAAaacaggaagcggcgcaggcataatattggtagatgaaaggggaacccagatagaAGTTTCCCTCAAGttcgaattcccagcttcaaataatcaggcagaatacgaagccttgatcgcaggattgaagctggctgaagaagtcggtgctacgaaAGTGATGGTATACAGCGACTCCCAAGTGGTGACCTCTCAAATAAGTGGGGAGTACCAGGCAAAAGACCCAACTATGAAAAGGTACTTGGAGAAAGCCTCGGAACTCTtggggcgctttgcagaaaccgaggtgaagtacataactcgggatctaaacagcagagcagacgccctactTCACTCGATAGTCACCTCCCTcacacgtttgggccaaccaacgccatccggcccaccaatctctggttacccaccgtaacaggTGGTATCTATCTGAGTTTCGTAGATATATAGCAACCACCAAGCATCAAGATTATTAATGATGTggatttatatatattagttaatCTTCGCGATTTATATATATAGCAACCGCAAGTCATCCAATTTTCCATTCTCCCTCTTTTTCCTATGATATCTACTAGTACCACCAGGCATCCAATATTAGAACAGATTTATAACTTCTCATTTTGAAGCTATACTTTCGTTTTTAACCTCAACAACCGATAGTGTGCATGGTTACTTGTATTATGTTTGTTAGTAAAAGGAAAACCCGAAAAGGATAGTTTTATCTATTTTTCAAACCATCTGTAACCCTAAGTGAAACTCTTTTTTCTACTCATTTTTATGTATTATAGATATATTTATTTGTATTGTCTCCttctattaaattaaattttaaaaaaaatatgacatAATATAAGAAAAATCAACCaaactcaaaaaaaattttatttaaaagaacaccctaaaaatataatcatttatatTAATTCCTTTTGCcaacttaaattttttgaaaaagtaattGTATGAcatcatttttttcgaaaactaacattaataaaagatttCACGAAAGAAAGAtttcttttttttgaaaaaagatgaaAGTAATAATATAGAGTTTAAAGTTACTATTAGGACCGTCAAAATGTGTTAAACCTATCAGGCCAACCCATTTAACTGTTTAAACGAGTGGGTATTGTCTCTAAAATTATGTTCACTTAAATTTCGAGTTGAATCCGATTAATCCAAAAAAATGACAGGTTAAACAGGCTATGGGCTAAATGGGTAATCCATTTATTTTTTTAGACATTTTGTTcttaaaaaataacatttttagcTAATATTTCTTCCAATCCAACTCATCAGCTTAAAAAATACTATTTGGTTTAAAAGTATTATCTTTTgccaaaatattaaaaaaaataaaaggataaacgGTCAGTCCATTTAATCTATCATACTGATGATCATAAACGGTTTGAACTGAAAAATTATGACTAGTGAATAAAGTGAACTTAAATGAATCAGATCTAAATGACCCGACTGACTCGTTTAACAGCCCTAGTTGCTATAcatattattgtttttatttttatgttgaaTCTATTAACAGAGCGATGATCCCGTTTAGGAGTGTTCATAGATTAGATCCGATCCTCAGTGTTTATTCGAATCTGAATCGAAAATGGCGAATATTGATCCGATCCGCAAAACTATCAGATTGGATCGGATCCGCACATTAATAAGATCGGATTGTGGATTTCATGTAGGTATTCGCATATTCGCGTAtctgcaaaaataaataaataaataagtaaatattatttttatgttttatttcaactaataattattatatatattgtattattttatttttattatttaaaaaaatatatttaataatattttaagagtaaatatatttaaaaaaatgaaaaaaattattgacatttttttataaaaataaacttttaaaatatttttatgttttatagaTATATTTAAGATTTGATCTGTAAATGTGCGGATTGGATCGAATTGGATCCAAACCTAAAAATAACATATATTAAGACTTAGTTTGGAAaaatttttacttttcaaaagtagtttataaaagtttacttttaaaagatggctttttaaaagttgtaacatttatgtttggtaaatcaaattaaaaatagctttTAATAAACACAAGTAACAATAATTGTATttggtaaaatagtttttaaaatttaaaaatactataatgaCATAAATACAAGCATtacatttaaaaattagttaagatATGAG is from Arachis ipaensis cultivar K30076 chromosome B01, Araip1.1, whole genome shotgun sequence and encodes:
- the LOC107636824 gene encoding protein PYRICULARIA ORYZAE RESISTANCE 21, coding for MEEKVTIMRLKVDLECNKCYKKVKKVLCKFPQIRDQVYDEKNNIVTITVVCCNPEKLRDKLCCKACGTIKSIEIVEPPKPKPQPEKPKPKPPEKPKDPEKPKQPEKPKDPEKPKEPPKPKEPEKPKEPPPAPEPAPEPAPAPVPVPVPVPVPVPAPAPPPAPAPDPPPPPAPAPAPPPPCEPVPVCPPAPPPAVVPIGMCCGPCYEGRPGGPCFQGYGGPPSWYDGYYERPVYDSYGGGRPCYVSRCDEYFCEDNTSACSVM